The following proteins are encoded in a genomic region of Triticum dicoccoides isolate Atlit2015 ecotype Zavitan chromosome 1B, WEW_v2.0, whole genome shotgun sequence:
- the LOC119303064 gene encoding protein NUCLEAR FUSION DEFECTIVE 4-like, which produces MAAAARAFAVHVLRGRWFMAYGSFLIMSAAGATYIFAVYSKDIKATLGYTQEQLNTVGFFKDVGANVGIHAGLIAEVAPPWLVLAIGAAMNLGGYLMLYLSVAGVVRARPPLWLVCLYIAVGANSQAFANTGALVTCVKNFPESRGVILGLLKGFVGLSGAIFTQLYLAFYGGGGGDTRPLILLVGWLPAAVSVVFLGTIRIISSPRSPAAARREYRAFCGFLYVSLALAAYLMVLIILQKRFLFTRAEFGVSAAVVLAMLLVPFTVVLREEAALFKNTLEAQSVVPVPTKPRTPVQEPASVAERPAATLMSRVVRALRPPPLGDDYTILQALVSVDMLLLLTATVFGIGGTLTAIDNMGQIGESLGYPQRSIATFVSLISIWNYLGRVASGFASEALLARYRLPRPLVLAVVLLLTVPGHLLISFGVPGSLYVASVIIGFCFGAAQPLILASVSELFGLRYYSTLYNLCGTASPVGSYVLNVRVAGRMYDREAARQGGGHAVASAAGKRLVTCIGVRCYKESFLVITAVTVAAAAVTLVLAWRTRGFYAGDVYARFKEEEEEEAVVAGQSRNGVAASEMSS; this is translated from the coding sequence ATGGCGGCCGCGGCCAGGGCCTTCGCCGTGCACGTGCTGCGCGGGAGGTGGTTCATGGCGTACGGCTCCTTCCTCATCATGTCCGCGGCGGGGGCGACGTACATCTTCGCCGTCTACTCCAAGGACATCAAGGCCACGCTCGGCTACACACAGGAGCAGCTCAACACCGTCGGCTTCTTCAAGGACGTCGGCGCCAACGTCGGCATCCACGCCGGCCTCATCGCCGAGGTCGCCCCGCCATGGCTCGTCCTCGCCATCGGCGCCGCAATGAACCTGGGGGGATACCTCATGCTCTACCTCTCCGTCGCCGGCGTCGTCCGCGCCAGGCCGCCGCTCTGGCTCGTCTGCCTCTACATCGCCGTCGGCGCCAACTCGCAGGCCTTCGCCAACACCGGCGCGCTGGTCACCTGCGTCAAGAACTTCCCCGAGAGCCGCGGCGTCATACTCGGTTTGCTCAAGGGCTTCGTCGGCCTCAGCGGCGCCATCTTCACCCAGCTCTACCTCGCCTtctacggcggtggcggaggcgacACCAGGCCACTCATACTTCTCGTGGGCTGGCTCCCCGCCGCCGTCTCCGTGGTGTTCCTCGGCACGATACGGATCATTAGCTCGCCGCGCTCCCCAGCCGCGGCGCGCCGCGAGTACCGCGCGTTCTGCGGCTTTCTATACGTGTCGCTCGCGCTCGCCGCTTACCTCATGGTCCTCATCATCTTGCAGAAGAGGTTCTTGTTCACCCGAGCAGAGTTTGGCGTCAGCGCCGCCGTCGTACTCGCAATGCTCCTCGTCCCATTCACCGTGGTCCTGCGCGAGGAGGCCGCACTGTTCAAGAACACGCTGGAAGCGCAGTCCGTGGTGCCCGTGCCCACCAAACCGCGGACGCCGGTACAAGAGCCAGCGTCCGTTGCGGAGAGGCCAGCGGCCACACTGATGTCGAGGGTGGTGCGTGCTCTGAGGCCGCCACCGCTTGGCGACGACTACACGATCCTTCAGGCGCTGGTGAGCGTGGACATGCTGCTGCTGCTCACGGCGACGGTGTTCGGCATAGGCGGCACACTCACGGCCATCGACAACATGGGCCAGATCGGCGAGTCGCTGGGCTACCCGCAGCGCAGCATCGCCACCTTCGTCTCCCTCATCAGCATCTGGAACTACCTCGGCCGGGTCGCCTCCGGCTTCGCGTCGGAGGCGCTCCTCGCGCGGTACCGCCTCCCGCGCCCgctcgtcctcgccgtcgtcctGCTCCTCACCGTTCCGGGGCACCTCCTCATATCGTTCGGCGTGCCAGGCTCCCTGTACGTGGCGTCGGTGATCATCGGGTTCTGCTTCGGCGCGGCGCAGCCGCTGATCCTGGCGAGCGTGTCGGAGCTGTTCGGCCTCAGGTACTACTCCACGCTCTACAACCTGTGCGGCACGGCGAGCCCCGTGGGGTCGTACGTCCTCAACGTGCGCGTCGCCGGGCGCATGTACGACCGCGAGGCCGCGCGGCAGGGTGGCGGACACGCCGTGGCCTCGGCGGCCGGGAAGAGGCTCGTGACCTGCATCGGCGTCCGGTGCTACAAGGAGTCGTTCTTGGTCATAACGGCAGTGACTGTGGCCGCCGCGGCGGTGACGCTGGTGCTGGCGTGGAGGACTCGGGGATTCTACGCGGGGGACGTGTACGCGCGGtttaaggaggaggaggaggaggaggcggtggtggctggGCAAAGCAGAAATGGCGTCGCCGCGTCGGAGATGTCCAGTTAG